From the Sphingomonas phyllosphaerae 5.2 genome, one window contains:
- the nudC gene encoding NAD(+) diphosphatase has protein sequence MIETGFTGGTLDRADALRHDAPAVAALLADPTSRLLLLRDFEPVVTDDGRLAWGSVADAPAGATFVLLGLGEGRAHFAAIVPGEAPPPPYRSPSLFALLDRLRGGEAATFAAARALIDWHARHPFCARCGHGTTPFRAGWGRACPNCKAEHFPRVDPVVIMIAEHDGRALVGRQPSWPAGRYSALAGFLEPGESIEEAVAREIGEEAGVPVTDVRYVASQPWPFPSQLMIACIARAEHDTITLDTNELEHAMWVTRDEARAALAGEPGAFGAPPPYAIAHALLKAWVEGGA, from the coding sequence GTGATCGAGACCGGCTTCACGGGCGGCACGCTCGACCGCGCCGACGCGCTGCGCCACGATGCACCCGCCGTCGCGGCGCTGCTCGCCGATCCCACATCGCGGCTGTTGCTGCTGCGCGATTTCGAGCCGGTCGTCACCGATGACGGCCGGCTCGCCTGGGGTTCGGTCGCCGACGCGCCCGCCGGCGCCACCTTCGTGCTGCTCGGGTTGGGTGAGGGCCGCGCACATTTCGCCGCGATCGTACCCGGCGAAGCTCCGCCACCGCCGTACCGCTCGCCCTCGCTCTTCGCGCTCCTCGATCGCTTGCGCGGCGGAGAGGCCGCCACCTTCGCGGCGGCGCGCGCGTTGATCGATTGGCACGCGCGCCATCCGTTCTGCGCGCGCTGCGGCCACGGCACAACGCCGTTCCGCGCCGGCTGGGGCCGCGCCTGCCCGAACTGCAAGGCCGAGCACTTCCCGCGGGTCGATCCGGTCGTCATCATGATCGCCGAGCATGACGGCCGCGCACTGGTCGGGCGGCAGCCGTCGTGGCCGGCGGGCCGCTATTCTGCGCTGGCCGGGTTCCTCGAACCCGGCGAGTCGATCGAGGAAGCCGTCGCGCGCGAGATCGGCGAGGAGGCTGGCGTGCCGGTGACGGACGTGCGCTACGTCGCCAGCCAGCCGTGGCCGTTTCCGTCGCAACTGATGATCGCGTGTATCGCGCGCGCCGAGCACGACACGATCACGCTCGACACCAATGAGCTGGAACATGCGATGTGGGTCACCCGCGACGAAGCCCGCGCGGCGCTGGCGGGCGAGCCGGGCGCGTTCGGCGCCCCACCGCCCTACGCGATCGCGCACGCCTTGCTGAAGGCATGGGTGGAGGGCGGGGCGTAG